The Bifidobacterium animalis subsp. animalis ATCC 25527 genome has a segment encoding these proteins:
- a CDS encoding sensor histidine kinase, producing MKDTPLAQAAAADAKKGRSSQNQPHFHRSQRLTALNECIPLSVRLMSIIVVMLSIGTIVITFSIRWLVSSYLMERVDQQLLEQADLVFPQMLNTDANTQNGFTSYYVKVYNTNTGSSAVMLQPVLKDGVVSSPKLPDDGSLDGHELGVPFTTPAVVNTKNVVGVPDHATMQFAECPWRVVALKGLTKSGKGEFQDLGIVYIGLSLGDQIDVISTLTRFCIMVSIAVVLLGGSLGALVVQRTLSPLKRIEKTAAKIAAGDLSQRVPESGESTEIGSLARSLNSMLTQIERSFHEQEAVTQKMRQFVSDASHELRTPLAAIHGYAELYKMQRDAPGTLERADDAISHIEASSSRMTVLVEDLLSLARLDEGRGVSMNQRVDFTSVMQDSVDDLHALDPDREITTMQLDLDLSVPRKPKLSETPGPLPKIALTGDATRLHQVITNIVGNIHRYTPSDSPVDIGLGVIESSRTPEELAAMPQDGDMLGALLQRARKSKSGKLLNMYAVAVLRDHGPGVPEKSLHNIFERFYTADPSRDRQKGGTGLGLAIALSIVNAHGGRIYASPTEGNGLTFTIILPMEAGTD from the coding sequence GTGAAAGACACGCCGTTGGCCCAGGCGGCCGCAGCCGATGCCAAGAAAGGGCGATCCTCGCAGAATCAGCCGCACTTCCACCGATCACAGCGCCTTACTGCGCTCAATGAGTGCATTCCGTTGAGCGTGCGGCTCATGTCAATCATTGTGGTCATGCTTTCGATCGGCACCATCGTCATCACCTTCTCCATACGGTGGCTGGTAAGTAGCTATCTGATGGAGCGTGTGGATCAGCAGTTGTTGGAGCAGGCGGATCTGGTGTTCCCGCAGATGCTCAATACGGACGCGAACACCCAAAACGGTTTCACAAGCTATTACGTGAAGGTGTATAACACCAACACCGGCTCATCGGCGGTGATGTTGCAGCCAGTGCTCAAAGATGGTGTAGTCTCCAGTCCGAAGCTGCCGGATGACGGTTCGTTGGACGGCCATGAACTCGGGGTGCCGTTCACCACGCCTGCCGTGGTGAATACGAAGAACGTGGTGGGAGTTCCCGATCATGCCACCATGCAGTTCGCCGAATGCCCCTGGCGCGTTGTGGCCCTCAAGGGTCTGACGAAATCAGGCAAGGGGGAGTTCCAGGATCTCGGCATCGTGTATATAGGCCTCTCGCTGGGTGACCAGATTGATGTGATCAGCACATTGACCCGGTTCTGCATCATGGTGAGCATAGCCGTGGTGCTGCTTGGGGGGTCCTTGGGCGCACTGGTGGTACAACGCACCCTGAGCCCGCTCAAACGAATCGAGAAGACCGCTGCAAAGATTGCGGCCGGAGACCTTTCCCAACGCGTGCCCGAAAGCGGTGAATCCACGGAGATAGGTTCGCTGGCCAGATCGCTCAACAGCATGCTCACGCAAATCGAGCGAAGTTTCCATGAGCAGGAGGCCGTGACACAGAAGATGCGGCAGTTCGTCTCCGACGCAAGTCACGAGTTGCGCACGCCACTTGCCGCCATCCATGGCTATGCCGAACTGTACAAGATGCAACGGGATGCGCCCGGAACGTTGGAACGGGCGGATGATGCCATCTCTCATATCGAGGCATCGAGCTCGCGCATGACGGTGCTGGTCGAGGATCTGCTCTCGTTGGCCCGCTTGGATGAGGGGCGCGGCGTCTCAATGAATCAGCGTGTCGATTTCACCTCGGTGATGCAAGATTCCGTGGATGACCTTCATGCACTCGATCCGGATCGTGAAATCACCACCATGCAACTCGACCTCGATCTGAGTGTGCCGAGGAAACCGAAGCTGAGCGAGACTCCGGGGCCGTTGCCGAAGATTGCATTGACCGGTGACGCCACTCGGCTTCATCAGGTGATTACAAATATCGTGGGCAACATCCACCGCTACACTCCTTCGGATTCGCCCGTCGACATCGGTCTGGGCGTCATAGAGTCGAGCCGTACCCCCGAGGAACTCGCCGCAATGCCTCAGGACGGCGACATGCTTGGAGCATTGTTGCAGAGGGCTCGCAAAAGCAAGTCCGGCAAGCTTCTGAACATGTACGCGGTGGCCGTGTTACGCGACCATGGCCCTGGCGTGCCTGAGAAATCGCTGCACAACATATTCGAACGCTTCTACACCGCCGATCCATCCAGGGATCGTCAGAAGGGCGGCACCGGCCTTGGCCTCGCCATCGCGTTGTCAATTGTGAATGCGCACGGGGGTCGCATCTATGCCAGTCCGACCGAGGGCAATGGGCTAACCTTCACGATCATTCTGCCCATGGAGGCCGGCACGGACTGA